A single region of the Pseudomonas solani genome encodes:
- the fabZ gene encoding 3-hydroxyacyl-ACP dehydratase FabZ produces the protein MMDINEIREYLPHRYPFLLVDRVVDLDIEGKRIRAYKNVSINEPFFNGHFPEHPIMPGVLIIEAMAQAAGILGFKMLDVKPADGTLYYFVGSDKLRFRQPVLPGDQLILEASFRSVKRSIWKFECQASVDGKEVCSAEIICAERKL, from the coding sequence ATGATGGACATCAACGAGATTCGCGAATACCTGCCGCACCGCTACCCTTTCCTTCTGGTGGATCGGGTCGTGGATCTGGATATCGAAGGCAAGCGCATTCGCGCCTACAAGAATGTCAGCATCAACGAGCCATTCTTCAACGGCCACTTCCCCGAACACCCGATCATGCCGGGCGTGCTGATCATCGAAGCGATGGCCCAGGCTGCCGGCATTCTCGGTTTCAAGATGCTCGACGTGAAGCCGGCCGACGGCACCCTGTATTACTTCGTCGGCTCCGACAAGCTGCGCTTCCGCCAGCCGGTGCTGCCGGGTGACCAGCTGATCCTCGAAGCCAGCTTCCGCAGCGTCAAGCGCAGCATCTGGAAGTTCGAGTGCCAGGCCAGTGTCGATGGCAAGGAAGTCTGCTCGGCCGAAATCATTTGTGCGGAACGCAAATTATGA
- the lpxD gene encoding UDP-3-O-(3-hydroxymyristoyl)glucosamine N-acyltransferase: MTAPTFTLGQLAERLDATLRGDEARVVSGLATLQDAGPDQLTFLANPQYRKFLVDTRAAAVLLTPADAEGFTGDALLVPNPYLAYARLSHLFDPKPVSPAGIHPSAVVAADAIVDPSASIGPGAVIESGAQIGAGVTVGAYSVIGARSVVGEGGWLAPRVTLYHDVRIGKRVVIQSGAVIGGEGFGFANEKGVWQKIAQIGGVTLGDDVEVGANTTIDRGALADTLIGNGVKLDNQIMIAHNVQIGDNTAMAGCVGISGSTKIGRNCMIAGGVGMVGHIEVCDGVFVTGMTMVTRSITEPGAYSSGTAMQPAADWKKSAARIRQLDDMARRLQQLEKRLASVTPGGDASSDA; encoded by the coding sequence ATGACCGCCCCGACCTTTACCCTCGGCCAGTTGGCCGAGCGTCTCGACGCCACCTTGCGTGGCGACGAGGCAAGGGTTGTCTCCGGATTGGCCACCCTGCAGGACGCTGGCCCCGATCAGCTGACCTTCCTGGCCAATCCGCAGTACCGCAAGTTTCTCGTCGATACCCGCGCTGCCGCCGTGCTGCTGACCCCGGCCGATGCCGAAGGCTTCACCGGTGACGCGCTTCTGGTGCCCAACCCCTACCTGGCCTACGCCCGGCTCTCCCACCTGTTCGATCCCAAACCCGTCTCCCCTGCCGGTATCCATCCGAGTGCGGTAGTCGCGGCCGATGCCATCGTCGATCCGTCGGCGAGCATCGGGCCTGGCGCGGTGATCGAGTCCGGTGCGCAGATTGGCGCGGGCGTCACCGTTGGCGCCTACAGCGTCATCGGTGCCCGCAGCGTGGTGGGCGAGGGTGGCTGGCTGGCGCCGCGAGTCACGCTTTACCACGATGTCCGCATCGGTAAGCGTGTGGTCATCCAGTCGGGCGCGGTGATCGGTGGCGAGGGCTTCGGCTTCGCCAACGAGAAGGGCGTCTGGCAGAAGATCGCGCAGATCGGCGGCGTCACCCTGGGCGACGATGTCGAGGTGGGTGCCAATACCACCATCGACCGTGGCGCCCTGGCCGACACCCTGATCGGCAACGGTGTGAAACTGGACAACCAGATCATGATCGCCCACAACGTCCAGATCGGTGACAACACCGCTATGGCCGGTTGCGTGGGCATTTCGGGCAGTACCAAGATCGGCCGCAACTGCATGATTGCAGGCGGCGTCGGCATGGTCGGGCATATCGAGGTCTGCGATGGCGTGTTCGTCACCGGCATGACCATGGTCACCCGTTCCATTACCGAGCCTGGTGCCTATTCCTCCGGTACCGCTATGCAACCTGCGGCGGATTGGAAGAAGAGCGCAGCCAGGATTCGCCAGTTGGATGACATGGCGCGTCGTCTGCAACAGCTGGAAAAGCGCCTGGCGTCAGTGACCCCGGGCGGGGATGCTTCATCTGATGCGTGA
- a CDS encoding OmpH family outer membrane protein, with the protein MRKLTQIVLVAAALMASPAFAEMKVAVLNYQMALLESDSAKKYAVDAEKKFGPQLTKLKTLESDAKRIQDRLVKEGEKMQQAERERLELEFKQKARDFQFQSKELNEAKAVADREMLKQLKPKLDQAVEEVLKKGSYDLVLERGAVIDVKPQYDITRQVIERMNQLR; encoded by the coding sequence GTGCGTAAGTTGACTCAAATCGTTCTGGTTGCCGCGGCCCTGATGGCCTCTCCGGCTTTTGCCGAGATGAAGGTTGCGGTACTGAACTATCAGATGGCGCTCCTCGAATCGGATTCGGCGAAGAAGTACGCCGTTGATGCCGAGAAGAAGTTCGGCCCGCAGCTGACCAAGCTGAAGACCCTGGAAAGCGACGCCAAGCGCATTCAGGATCGCCTGGTCAAGGAAGGCGAGAAGATGCAGCAGGCCGAGCGTGAACGCCTGGAGCTCGAATTCAAGCAGAAAGCCCGTGACTTCCAGTTCCAGTCCAAGGAACTGAACGAAGCCAAGGCCGTGGCTGATCGCGAAATGCTCAAGCAGCTCAAGCCGAAGCTGGACCAGGCCGTCGAAGAAGTCCTGAAGAAGGGCAGCTACGACCTGGTGCTGGAGCGTGGTGCGGTGATCGATGTCAAACCTCAGTACGACATCACCCGCCAGGTCATCGAGCGCATGAACCAACTGCGCTGA
- the bamA gene encoding outer membrane protein assembly factor BamA, with translation MKRLLLTAVLAALMIGEVHAESFTISDIRVNGLQRVSAGSVFGALPLNVGDQADDRRLVEATRALFKTGFFQDIQLGRDNGVLVITVVERPSISSIEIEGNKAITSEDLLKGLKQSGLSEGEIFQRATLEGVRNELQRQYVAQGRYSAEIDAEVIPQPRNRVALKININEGTVAAIQHINVVGNTVFPDEDLIGLFELKTTNWLSFFKNDDKYAREKLSGDLERLRSYYLDRGYINMDISSTQVSITPDKKHVYITVNVDEGEKYTIRDVKLSGDLKVPEEEVKALLLVKEGQVFSRKIMTTTSELITRRLGNEGYTFANVNGVPQAHDEDHTVSVTFAVDPGKRAYVNRINFRGNTKSEDEVLRREMRQMEGGWASTYLIDQSKTRLERLGFFKEVNVETPQVPGTDDQVDVNYSVEEQPSGSITASVGFAQSAGLILGGSISQNNFLGTGNKVSIGLTRSEYQTRYNFGFVDPYWTVDGVSLGYNAFYRTTDYDDLDVDVSSYSVNSLGGGVSVGYPINETSRLTFGLTVQQDEIDTGLYTVDEIFDFIRQEGDSYLNFKGSIGWSESTLNRGVLANRGHSQSLVLESTLPGSDLSFFKLDYRAQLFTPLSQNTALRWHTELGYGDSYGSTSELPFYEHYFAGGFNSVRGFEDSSLGPRSTPSKGKNPGTITDPDQDPLPFGGNVLVQGGVELLFPLPFVKDQRQLRTVLFWDVGNVFDTSCSSTATNCSSINAGDLASSVGVGLTWITALGPLSFSLGMPVKKPDNADTQVFQFSLGQTF, from the coding sequence ATGAAACGCCTGCTGCTAACTGCGGTGCTCGCCGCACTCATGATCGGCGAAGTTCACGCCGAGTCCTTCACCATCTCCGACATCCGCGTAAACGGCCTGCAGCGGGTATCCGCCGGCAGCGTGTTCGGTGCTCTGCCGCTCAACGTCGGCGATCAGGCGGATGACCGCCGCTTGGTTGAAGCCACTAGGGCCCTGTTCAAGACCGGTTTCTTCCAGGACATCCAGCTTGGCCGTGACAACGGCGTTCTGGTGATCACCGTTGTCGAGCGCCCGTCGATTTCCAGCATCGAAATCGAGGGCAACAAGGCCATCACCAGCGAAGACCTGCTCAAGGGCCTGAAGCAGTCCGGCCTCTCCGAGGGCGAGATCTTCCAGCGTGCCACCCTCGAAGGCGTGCGTAACGAACTGCAGCGCCAGTACGTGGCCCAGGGCCGTTACTCCGCCGAGATCGACGCCGAAGTGATCCCGCAGCCGCGCAACCGTGTCGCGCTGAAGATCAACATCAACGAAGGCACGGTTGCCGCGATCCAGCACATCAACGTGGTGGGCAACACGGTATTCCCCGATGAGGACCTGATCGGCCTCTTCGAGCTGAAAACCACCAACTGGCTGTCCTTCTTCAAGAACGATGACAAGTACGCCCGCGAGAAACTCTCCGGTGACCTGGAGCGCCTGCGTTCCTATTACCTGGACCGCGGCTACATCAACATGGACATCTCCTCCACCCAGGTGTCCATCACCCCGGACAAGAAGCACGTCTACATCACCGTCAACGTCGACGAGGGCGAGAAGTACACCATTCGCGACGTCAAGCTCTCCGGCGACCTGAAGGTCCCTGAAGAGGAAGTGAAGGCGCTGCTGCTGGTCAAGGAAGGTCAGGTCTTCTCCCGCAAGATCATGACCACCACGTCCGAGCTGATCACCCGCCGCCTGGGCAACGAGGGTTACACCTTCGCCAACGTCAACGGCGTGCCCCAGGCACACGATGAGGATCACACAGTATCCGTGACCTTCGCCGTCGACCCGGGCAAGCGTGCCTACGTCAACCGCATCAACTTCCGTGGCAACACCAAGTCCGAGGACGAAGTGCTGCGCCGCGAAATGCGTCAGATGGAAGGTGGCTGGGCGTCGACCTACCTGATCGATCAGTCGAAGACCCGCCTCGAGCGTCTGGGCTTCTTCAAGGAAGTCAACGTCGAGACCCCGCAGGTCCCCGGCACCGACGACCAGGTGGACGTCAACTACAGCGTGGAAGAGCAGCCCTCCGGCTCCATCACCGCCAGCGTCGGCTTCGCCCAGAGCGCAGGCCTGATCCTCGGTGGCTCGATCAGCCAGAACAACTTCCTCGGTACCGGTAACAAGGTCAGCATCGGTCTGACCCGCTCCGAGTACCAGACCCGCTACAACTTCGGTTTCGTCGACCCCTACTGGACCGTCGACGGTGTGAGCCTGGGCTACAACGCCTTCTATCGCACCACCGACTACGACGACCTCGATGTCGACGTATCCAGCTACTCGGTGAACAGCCTCGGTGGCGGCGTCAGCGTTGGTTATCCGATCAACGAGACCTCGCGCCTGACCTTCGGCCTGACCGTGCAGCAGGACGAGATCGACACCGGCCTGTACACCGTCGACGAGATCTTCGACTTCATCCGCCAGGAAGGCGACAGCTACCTGAACTTCAAGGGCTCCATTGGCTGGTCCGAGTCCACACTGAACCGTGGCGTGCTGGCCAACCGCGGTCATTCCCAGAGCCTGGTGCTGGAAAGCACCCTGCCGGGCAGCGACCTGTCGTTCTTCAAACTCGACTACCGCGCCCAGCTGTTCACCCCGCTGAGCCAGAACACCGCGCTGCGCTGGCACACCGAACTGGGCTACGGCGACAGCTACGGCTCCACCTCCGAACTGCCGTTCTACGAGCATTACTTCGCCGGCGGCTTCAACTCGGTGCGTGGCTTCGAAGACAGCAGCCTCGGCCCGCGCAGTACTCCAAGTAAGGGTAAAAACCCAGGTACCATCACCGACCCGGACCAGGATCCGTTGCCCTTCGGTGGCAACGTGCTGGTACAGGGCGGCGTAGAGCTGCTGTTCCCGCTGCCCTTCGTCAAGGACCAGCGCCAACTGCGTACCGTGCTGTTCTGGGACGTGGGTAACGTGTTCGACACCAGTTGCTCGTCCACCGCGACCAACTGCAGCAGCATCAACGCAGGCGACCTCGCCAGCTCCGTGGGTGTGGGGCTGACCTGGATCACCGCGCTGGGGCCGTTGAGCTTCAGCCTGGGCATGCCGGTGAAGAAGCCGGACAATGCCGACACCCAGGTATTCCAGTTCTCCCTGGGCCAGACTTTCTAA
- the ispC gene encoding 1-deoxy-D-xylulose-5-phosphate reductoisomerase yields MSRPQRITVLGATGSIGLSTLDVIARHPLRYEAFALSGFSRLSELQALCLRHRPRYAVVPDHESARHLQAGLQGAGLTTEVLVGESGLCEVASHPEVDAVMAAIVGGAGLKPTLAAVEAGKRVLLANKEALVMSGALFMQAVRHSGAVLLPIDSEHNAIFQCLPGDYARGLGQVGVRRILLTASGGPFRETSLDALHDVTPEQACAHPNWSMGRKISVDSASMMNKGLELIEACWLFDASPAQIEVVIHPQSVIHSLVDYVDGSVLAQLGNPDMRTPIAHALAWPERIDSGVSPLDLFRIGRLDFQEPDETRFPCLRLARQAAEEGGSAPAMLNAANEVAVDAFLGRRIRFTEIASIIDEVLNRESVLAVETLDAVLLADARARAAAQDWLARHGR; encoded by the coding sequence GTGAGTCGTCCCCAGCGCATTACCGTGCTGGGGGCCACCGGCTCCATCGGCCTCAGCACCCTGGACGTCATTGCGCGGCACCCGCTGCGCTACGAAGCCTTTGCCCTGAGTGGTTTCAGTCGCCTGTCCGAGCTCCAGGCGCTGTGCCTGCGGCACCGCCCGCGCTATGCCGTGGTGCCCGACCATGAGTCCGCCCGCCATCTGCAGGCCGGCTTGCAGGGTGCCGGCCTGACCACCGAGGTGTTGGTGGGCGAGAGCGGGCTGTGCGAGGTCGCCTCCCATCCCGAGGTCGACGCGGTCATGGCCGCCATCGTCGGTGGGGCCGGGCTAAAACCGACCCTGGCGGCGGTCGAGGCCGGCAAGCGTGTGCTGCTGGCCAACAAGGAAGCCCTGGTGATGTCCGGTGCGCTGTTCATGCAGGCGGTGCGCCACAGTGGCGCCGTATTGCTGCCCATCGACAGTGAACACAACGCGATCTTCCAGTGCCTGCCCGGCGACTACGCCCGTGGGCTGGGCCAGGTCGGTGTGCGGCGCATCCTTCTCACCGCATCCGGTGGCCCGTTCCGCGAAACATCGCTGGACGCGTTGCACGACGTGACGCCCGAGCAGGCCTGCGCCCATCCCAACTGGTCCATGGGGCGCAAGATCTCCGTGGACTCGGCGAGCATGATGAACAAGGGACTCGAGCTGATCGAAGCCTGCTGGCTGTTCGATGCAAGCCCGGCGCAGATCGAGGTGGTGATCCACCCGCAGAGCGTCATTCATTCCCTGGTCGACTACGTCGACGGTTCGGTGCTGGCCCAGCTGGGCAACCCCGACATGCGTACGCCCATCGCCCATGCCCTGGCCTGGCCGGAGCGTATCGATTCCGGTGTCTCGCCCCTGGATCTGTTCCGTATTGGCCGTCTGGATTTCCAGGAGCCCGATGAAACCCGTTTCCCCTGCCTGCGCCTGGCGCGACAGGCGGCGGAGGAGGGCGGCAGCGCCCCGGCGATGCTCAATGCCGCCAATGAGGTGGCCGTGGATGCCTTCCTCGGGCGGCGGATTCGCTTCACCGAGATCGCGAGTATCATCGACGAGGTGCTGAACCGCGAATCGGTGCTGGCGGTCGAAACGCTGGACGCCGTGCTGCTCGCGGACGCCCGTGCACGCGCTGCGGCGCAGGATTGGCTGGCCCGTCACGGGCGCTAG
- a CDS encoding phosphatidate cytidylyltransferase, giving the protein MLKQRIITALVLLPIALGGFFLLDGGAFALFIGLVVSLGAWEWARLAGFGAQPARVGYAALVAALLFGLYQVPALAPWVLAAGILWWVAATLLVLGYPASSRYWGGSVGKLVIGLLILLPAWQGLVLFKQWPLANWLILAVMVLVWAADIGAYFSGKAFGKRKLAPAVSPGKSWEGLIGGLCTSLLITLGVGIFRGWAGGELLAGLLGAALVVLISVVGDLTESMFKRQSGIKDSSNLLPGHGGVLDRIDSLTAAIPMFAALLWIAGWGSL; this is encoded by the coding sequence ATGCTGAAACAACGAATCATCACCGCGCTGGTGCTGCTGCCCATCGCGCTGGGAGGTTTCTTCCTGCTCGATGGCGGTGCTTTCGCGCTGTTCATCGGCCTGGTGGTCAGCCTGGGTGCCTGGGAATGGGCGCGTCTCGCCGGTTTCGGCGCCCAGCCTGCCCGTGTTGGTTATGCCGCACTGGTGGCGGCCCTGCTGTTCGGTCTTTACCAGGTGCCGGCCCTGGCGCCCTGGGTTCTCGCTGCCGGCATCCTCTGGTGGGTGGCAGCGACCTTGCTGGTGCTCGGCTATCCCGCCAGCAGCCGCTACTGGGGTGGCTCTGTGGGCAAGCTGGTCATCGGCCTGCTGATTCTCCTGCCGGCCTGGCAAGGCCTGGTGCTGTTCAAGCAGTGGCCGCTGGCCAACTGGCTGATCCTTGCGGTGATGGTGCTGGTCTGGGCTGCCGATATCGGCGCCTATTTTTCCGGCAAGGCCTTCGGCAAGCGCAAGCTGGCTCCGGCCGTCAGCCCCGGCAAGAGCTGGGAAGGACTGATCGGCGGCCTGTGCACCAGCCTGCTGATCACCCTCGGCGTGGGCATCTTCCGCGGCTGGGCGGGCGGTGAGCTGCTCGCCGGCTTGCTCGGTGCGGCGCTGGTGGTGTTGATTTCGGTGGTGGGCGACCTCACCGAAAGCATGTTCAAGCGCCAGTCCGGCATCAAGGACAGCAGCAACCTGCTGCCTGGCCATGGCGGCGTGCTCGACCGTATCGACAGCCTCACCGCGGCCATCCCGATGTTCGCCGCGCTGCTGTGGATCGCGGGCTGGGGCAGTCTGTGA
- the uppS gene encoding polyprenyl diphosphate synthase: MEKKGVSPAIPRHVAIIMDGNNRWAKKRLLPGVAGHKAGVDAVRAVIEVCAEAGVEVLTLFAFSSENWQRPAEEVGALMELFLSALRREARRLNDNQIRLRIIGDRSRFHPELQAAMREAELLTAGEHRFTLQIAANYGGQWDITQAAQRLAREVQAGHLQVDEITPGLLQNCLATGDLPLPDLCIRTGGEHRISNFLLWQLAYAELYFSDLFWPDFKHEAMRKALADFAMRQRRFGKTSEQIEAEAR, encoded by the coding sequence ATGGAAAAGAAAGGCGTTTCTCCAGCGATCCCGCGTCATGTGGCGATCATCATGGATGGCAACAATCGCTGGGCCAAGAAGCGCCTGCTGCCAGGTGTCGCCGGTCACAAGGCCGGTGTCGACGCCGTTCGTGCGGTTATCGAGGTGTGCGCCGAGGCCGGTGTCGAGGTGCTCACCCTGTTCGCATTCTCCAGTGAGAACTGGCAGCGCCCGGCCGAAGAGGTCGGCGCGCTGATGGAGCTGTTCCTCTCGGCCTTGCGCCGGGAGGCGCGGCGCCTGAACGACAACCAGATCCGCTTGCGCATCATCGGTGATCGTTCGCGCTTTCACCCCGAGTTGCAGGCTGCGATGCGTGAAGCCGAGCTGCTGACCGCCGGCGAGCATCGCTTCACCCTGCAGATCGCCGCCAACTACGGTGGCCAATGGGACATTACCCAGGCCGCTCAGCGCCTGGCCCGTGAAGTCCAGGCCGGGCACCTGCAGGTGGACGAAATCACTCCCGGGCTGTTGCAGAACTGCCTGGCCACTGGCGACCTGCCGCTTCCTGACCTGTGCATCCGCACCGGTGGCGAGCATCGCATCAGTAATTTCCTGCTCTGGCAGTTGGCCTATGCCGAGCTGTATTTCTCCGATCTGTTCTGGCCTGACTTCAAGCACGAAGCCATGCGCAAGGCCCTGGCCGATTTCGCCATGCGCCAGCGCCGGTTCGGCAAGACCAGCGAACAGATAGAAGCCGAGGCCCGCTAA
- the frr gene encoding ribosome recycling factor, translated as MINEIKKDTQERMTKTLESLGHAFAKIRTGRAHPSILDSVMVSYYGTDTPLRQVANVTAEDSRTLALTVFDKSMIQAVEKAIMTSDLGLNPATAGTTIRVPMPALTEETRKGYTKQARAEAENARVAVRNIRRDALAQLKDLVKEKAISEDEERRAADDVQKLTDKFVAEVDKGLEGKENDLMAV; from the coding sequence ATGATCAACGAGATCAAGAAGGACACGCAGGAACGCATGACGAAGACCCTGGAGTCGCTGGGTCATGCCTTCGCCAAGATCCGCACCGGCCGTGCGCACCCGAGCATTCTGGACAGCGTGATGGTGTCTTACTACGGCACTGATACCCCGCTGCGCCAGGTGGCCAACGTGACCGCCGAGGATTCCCGCACCCTGGCCCTGACCGTGTTCGACAAGAGCATGATCCAGGCGGTCGAGAAGGCCATCATGACCTCCGACCTCGGCCTGAACCCGGCTACCGCGGGTACCACCATCCGCGTACCGATGCCGGCCCTGACCGAGGAAACCCGCAAGGGCTACACCAAGCAGGCTCGTGCCGAAGCCGAGAACGCCCGTGTCGCGGTGCGTAACATCCGTCGTGATGCACTGGCCCAGCTGAAGGACCTGGTGAAGGAAAAGGCGATCAGCGAGGACGAAGAGCGTCGCGCCGCTGATGACGTGCAGAAGCTGACCGACAAGTTCGTCGCTGAGGTCGATAAGGGCCTGGAAGGCAAAGAAAACGACCTGATGGCTGTCTGA
- the pyrH gene encoding UMP kinase — MAQQVSGRQPRYKRILLKLSGEALMGAEEFGIDPKVLDRMALEIGQLVGIGVQVGLVIGGGNLFRGAALSAAGMDRVTGDHMGMLATVMNGLAMRDALERSNIPALVMSAISMVGVTDHYDRRKAMRHLKSGEVVIFSAGTGNPFFTTDSAACLRAIEIDADVVLKATKVDGVYTADPFKDPNAEKFDHLTYDEVLDRKLGVMDLTAICLCRDQKMPLRVFNMNKPGALLNIVVGGAEGTLIEEGEQ, encoded by the coding sequence ATGGCTCAGCAGGTGAGTGGTCGTCAACCTCGCTATAAACGCATTCTGCTCAAACTCAGCGGCGAAGCCCTGATGGGTGCCGAGGAGTTCGGGATCGATCCGAAGGTCCTGGACCGCATGGCGCTGGAAATCGGTCAGTTGGTGGGCATCGGCGTCCAGGTCGGCCTGGTCATCGGCGGCGGCAACCTGTTCCGCGGTGCCGCCCTCAGTGCCGCTGGCATGGACCGGGTCACCGGCGACCACATGGGTATGCTGGCCACCGTGATGAACGGCCTGGCCATGCGCGACGCCCTTGAGCGTTCCAACATCCCCGCGCTGGTGATGTCGGCCATCTCCATGGTCGGCGTGACCGATCACTACGACCGCCGCAAGGCCATGCGCCACCTCAAGAGTGGCGAAGTGGTGATCTTCTCCGCCGGCACCGGCAACCCATTCTTCACCACCGACTCGGCGGCCTGCCTGCGCGCCATCGAGATCGATGCTGACGTGGTATTGAAAGCCACCAAGGTGGATGGCGTGTACACTGCCGACCCCTTCAAGGATCCGAACGCCGAGAAATTCGATCACCTCACCTATGACGAGGTGCTGGATCGCAAGCTGGGCGTGATGGACTTGACGGCGATTTGCCTGTGTCGTGACCAGAAGATGCCGCTGCGGGTCTTCAACATGAACAAACCCGGCGCCCTGTTGAACATCGTTGTGGGTGGCGCCGAAGGAACCCTGATCGAGGAGGGCGAGCAATGA
- the tsf gene encoding translation elongation factor Ts, which yields MAEITAALVKELRERTGLGMMDCKKALTAAEGDIEKAIDDMRAAGAIKAAKKSGNIAAEGAIAVKVAADNKAAVIIEVNSQTDFLALQDDFKNFVAATIDQAFEEKLTDAAPLVASREDARLALVSKTGENVNIRRLTRVEGDVVGAYLHGHRIGVLVSLKGGSVELARDIAMHVAASNPQFLNASQVSEEAVAKEKEIFLALNADKIAGKPENIVENMVKGRIAKFLAEASLVEQPFVKDPEVKVGDLAKKAGAEIVSFVRYEVGEGIEKVEVDFAAEVAAQVAATKQ from the coding sequence ATGGCAGAGATTACTGCAGCCCTGGTTAAAGAACTGCGCGAGCGCACCGGCCTGGGCATGATGGATTGCAAGAAGGCCCTGACCGCGGCCGAAGGCGACATCGAAAAAGCCATCGACGACATGCGTGCCGCGGGTGCCATCAAGGCCGCCAAGAAGTCCGGCAACATCGCTGCCGAAGGCGCCATCGCCGTCAAGGTTGCTGCCGACAACAAGGCCGCCGTGATCATCGAAGTCAACTCCCAGACCGACTTCCTGGCTCTGCAGGACGACTTCAAGAACTTCGTCGCCGCCACCATCGACCAGGCTTTCGAAGAGAAGCTGACCGACGCCGCTCCGCTGGTTGCCTCCCGCGAAGACGCCCGTCTGGCCCTGGTTTCCAAGACTGGCGAAAACGTCAACATCCGTCGCCTGACCCGCGTCGAGGGTGACGTCGTTGGTGCCTACCTGCACGGCCACCGCATCGGCGTTCTGGTCAGCCTGAAAGGCGGCAGCGTCGAACTGGCTCGCGATATCGCCATGCACGTGGCTGCCAGCAACCCGCAGTTCCTGAACGCTTCCCAGGTTTCCGAAGAAGCTGTTGCCAAGGAAAAGGAAATCTTCCTGGCCCTGAACGCCGACAAGATCGCCGGCAAGCCGGAAAACATCGTCGAGAACATGGTCAAGGGCCGTATCGCCAAGTTCCTCGCCGAAGCCAGTCTGGTCGAGCAGCCGTTCGTCAAGGATCCGGAAGTCAAGGTCGGTGACCTGGCCAAGAAAGCCGGCGCCGAGATCGTTTCCTTCGTACGTTACGAAGTAGGCGAAGGCATCGAGAAGGTCGAAGTGGACTTCGCTGCCGAAGTTGCTGCTCAAGTCGCTGCAACCAAGCAGTAA